A window of Candidatus Dormiibacterota bacterium contains these coding sequences:
- the tkt gene encoding transketolase — protein sequence MPNSSLDEQRINAIRFLAVDAIQKANSGHPGLPLGAAAIAYTLWTRHLRFNPQDPHWFDRDRFILSAGHGSMLLYAMLYLTGYDLSLDDLKHFRQLGSKTPGHPEVGHTPGVEATTGPLGQGIGNAVGLAIAQAHLGAVNNRDDARICDHFTYALCGDGDLMEGISQEALSLAGHLKLGKLIVLYDDNRVSLAGPTDVTYTEDAIARFDASGWHTQTVDAAHCNDADAIDRAIAIAKNVTDRPSLIAVRTHIGYGSPQQDTSKAHGEPLGAENVAKTKTELGWPLEPAFYVPDEALAFYRECGSKGAGLQAQWNATFAEWKAAHPDLAAPLERALEGKLPANLPWPTFTKENGSIASRDAGGIVMNAIASALPELVGGSADLDPSTKTYLNGQGDFQPDDYLGRNIHYGVREHVMAAATNGIALHGGLMPFAATFFNFVDYLKPSLRLSALSRLHAIYVFTHDSVFLGEDGPTHQPIEQLAMLRAMPNVRVVRPADALETMEAWRLAIDPQSGCPWALVLTRQKLTFLGERNARVDRGAYVIADADGTPDLLLLATGSEVELAIAAKGLLERKGVRTRVVSMPCWSLFDEQPQSYRDDVLPPAVTARISIEAASTFGWSAYVGQRGVSIGIDQYGRSAPAADIARTLGLTAEHITEVALDSFAFATHT from the coding sequence GTGCCGAATTCGTCGCTCGATGAGCAACGCATCAACGCCATTCGCTTTCTCGCGGTCGATGCGATACAGAAAGCAAACTCCGGTCACCCCGGGTTGCCGCTCGGCGCGGCCGCGATCGCCTATACGCTCTGGACGCGGCATCTACGCTTCAACCCGCAGGATCCGCACTGGTTCGATCGCGACCGCTTTATTCTCTCGGCGGGCCACGGTTCGATGCTCCTCTACGCGATGCTCTACCTGACCGGCTATGATCTCTCGCTCGACGATCTCAAGCATTTCCGCCAACTCGGCAGTAAGACTCCAGGCCATCCCGAAGTCGGGCACACGCCGGGCGTCGAGGCCACCACCGGTCCGCTCGGGCAGGGTATCGGGAATGCGGTGGGCCTTGCGATCGCCCAAGCGCATCTCGGTGCGGTGAATAATCGCGACGATGCACGGATCTGCGACCACTTCACCTACGCACTCTGCGGCGACGGCGATTTGATGGAAGGGATCAGCCAAGAAGCGCTCTCCCTTGCGGGGCACCTCAAACTCGGGAAATTGATCGTGCTTTACGACGACAACCGCGTCTCGCTCGCCGGACCGACCGACGTGACGTATACCGAAGACGCGATCGCGCGATTCGACGCGTCGGGCTGGCATACGCAAACCGTCGATGCCGCCCATTGCAACGATGCCGATGCGATCGATCGCGCAATCGCCATCGCTAAAAACGTTACGGACCGGCCGTCGCTGATCGCCGTGCGCACCCATATCGGGTACGGATCGCCGCAGCAAGATACATCCAAGGCCCACGGCGAGCCGCTCGGCGCGGAGAATGTCGCCAAAACGAAAACCGAACTCGGCTGGCCGCTCGAACCCGCCTTCTACGTTCCCGACGAGGCCTTGGCGTTCTATCGCGAATGCGGGAGCAAAGGCGCCGGCCTGCAAGCCCAATGGAACGCGACGTTTGCGGAATGGAAAGCGGCGCACCCGGATCTGGCCGCGCCGCTCGAGCGCGCGCTGGAGGGCAAGCTTCCGGCGAACCTTCCCTGGCCGACGTTTACCAAAGAGAACGGCAGTATCGCAAGCCGCGATGCCGGCGGTATCGTGATGAACGCCATCGCGTCCGCGTTACCGGAGTTGGTCGGCGGTTCCGCCGATCTCGACCCGTCGACCAAGACGTATCTCAACGGTCAAGGCGATTTTCAGCCCGACGATTATCTCGGCCGCAATATCCATTACGGCGTACGCGAGCACGTGATGGCGGCCGCGACGAACGGCATCGCCCTGCACGGCGGTTTGATGCCGTTTGCCGCGACGTTCTTCAATTTCGTCGACTATCTCAAGCCGAGTCTGCGCTTGAGCGCGCTGAGCCGGCTTCATGCGATCTACGTGTTCACCCACGACTCGGTCTTTCTCGGCGAGGACGGGCCCACCCATCAGCCGATCGAACAACTCGCCATGCTCCGCGCCATGCCGAACGTGCGCGTCGTGCGCCCTGCGGACGCACTCGAAACGATGGAAGCATGGAGACTCGCTATCGATCCGCAGAGCGGCTGCCCGTGGGCCCTCGTGCTCACGCGCCAAAAACTCACATTCCTGGGCGAGCGAAACGCGCGCGTGGACCGCGGAGCTTATGTGATCGCAGACGCAGACGGAACGCCCGATCTCCTACTTCTTGCAACCGGTTCCGAAGTCGAGTTGGCGATTGCGGCCAAAGGGCTGCTCGAACGAAAAGGCGTGCGTACCCGGGTCGTCTCGATGCCGTGTTGGTCGCTCTTCGACGAGCAGCCACAATCCTATCGCGACGACGTGCTTCCGCCGGCCGTCACCGCCCGCATCTCGATCGAAGCTGCGTCAACCTTCGGTTGGTCGGCATACGTGGGACAGCGAGGAGTTTCGATCGGCATCGATCAGTACGGGCGCTCCGCTCCCGCAGCCGACATCGCCCGCACGCTCGGGTTAACCGCCGAGCATATTACCGAGGTCGCGCTCGACTCGTTCGCTTTCGCAACTCACACGTAA
- a CDS encoding bifunctional transaldolase/phosoglucose isomerase — MKNQLEQLLDAGQSVWLDNLRRSMFASGELAHLIERGLRGMTSNPTIFEKAIGTGDDYDAQLRSLIDREKDPDALFWDLAVQDIQSACDAFGGVYSSSKGNDGFVSLEVSPLLAHDTQGTIAMAKQLWNRVDRPNLMVKIPGTNEGVEAIETCIYEGLNINVTLIFSIEMYEKTARAYIKGLERRIREGKPVDTIRSVNSVFVSRIDTAVDRLLDAKIAKGETGYGALLGKTGIANLKLTYQKFKELFQGETFAKAAAAGAHPQRPLWASTSTKNPSYSDLMYVDTVIGPDTVNTMPPNTLAALLDHGTIVPNTIENDLDGARATLKALQDAGISLFEVTHQLQIEGVASFSDSFAALLGAITYKQNQLASGGERIAMHLGDTQAHYEAALTQLANGGFLKKLWAKDPSPWTDDAAAGEIVKHSLGWLDIAQRLMESVPNLRSLSDDIKQAFDSVVVMGMGGSSLAPDVLHDTLGDFDGYPRMFVLDSTDPQQIAELEERIDVAQTLFVIASKSGTTTEPNAFYAYFHDKVVKAVGAANAGSHFVAITDPGTVTVDEAKANNFAACFENDPNIGGRYSALSFVGIVPSALAGYDIKLLLDRGLGAMHANEPIVDPKMAPGVRFGAAIGGLAVNGRDKLTIVTHPDVAAFGAWAEQLIAESTGKLGKGIIPIAGEELGRPDVYGSDRLFVYVGANLPDPHPGTAEALTELESAGHPVIRLALNDEYDLGEQFYLWEIAVAAAGSILRINAFDQPNVQESKDNTKALLAQYLQTGSIDEPTTDVEAPAFDITLLSGSKGITTAGATATLSAVLSSLRAGDYEAICAYVARNERHETLLDELRLKIRDARRVATTVGFGPRFLHSTGQLHKGGPDTAVMLQITADEPNDPMIPGMNVGFRTLLAAQALGDWQSLDKRHRRGMRVHLKGNIEDALRALIASVDSALTATA; from the coding sequence GTGAAGAATCAACTCGAACAATTACTCGATGCCGGGCAGAGCGTGTGGCTCGACAATCTACGGCGCAGCATGTTCGCATCCGGCGAACTCGCGCACCTCATCGAGCGCGGCTTGCGCGGCATGACCAGCAATCCGACGATCTTCGAGAAAGCGATCGGCACGGGTGACGACTACGATGCGCAATTGCGTTCGCTCATCGACCGCGAGAAAGATCCGGACGCGCTTTTTTGGGATCTCGCCGTCCAGGACATCCAGAGCGCGTGCGATGCATTCGGCGGCGTATACTCCTCGTCAAAAGGGAACGACGGCTTCGTAAGCCTCGAAGTCTCACCGCTACTGGCGCACGATACACAGGGTACGATCGCGATGGCCAAGCAGTTGTGGAATCGCGTCGATCGGCCGAATCTCATGGTGAAAATCCCCGGAACCAACGAAGGCGTCGAGGCCATCGAGACCTGCATTTACGAAGGCCTCAACATCAACGTCACGTTGATCTTCTCGATCGAAATGTACGAAAAGACGGCCCGAGCCTACATCAAGGGCCTCGAGCGCCGCATTCGGGAGGGCAAGCCGGTCGATACGATCCGTTCGGTCAATTCGGTCTTCGTCAGCCGCATCGATACGGCCGTCGATAGACTGCTGGATGCAAAAATCGCCAAAGGCGAAACCGGATACGGCGCGCTGCTCGGCAAGACGGGCATTGCCAACCTCAAGCTCACGTATCAGAAATTCAAAGAACTCTTCCAGGGTGAGACGTTCGCGAAAGCGGCCGCAGCCGGTGCTCACCCACAGAGGCCGCTCTGGGCGAGCACCTCTACCAAGAACCCGAGCTACTCGGATTTGATGTACGTCGATACGGTGATCGGCCCCGACACCGTCAACACCATGCCGCCCAACACGCTGGCCGCGCTCCTCGATCATGGCACGATCGTTCCGAATACGATCGAAAACGATCTGGATGGCGCGCGAGCAACGCTCAAAGCGCTGCAAGACGCCGGCATATCGCTCTTCGAAGTGACCCATCAGCTCCAGATCGAGGGCGTTGCGTCATTTTCCGACTCCTTCGCGGCATTGCTGGGAGCGATCACCTACAAGCAAAATCAGCTTGCCAGCGGCGGCGAGCGCATCGCGATGCATCTGGGGGATACGCAAGCTCATTACGAAGCGGCCCTCACGCAGCTCGCGAACGGCGGTTTTCTCAAAAAATTGTGGGCCAAGGATCCCTCGCCATGGACGGACGATGCCGCCGCGGGCGAGATCGTCAAACACTCGCTCGGATGGCTCGACATCGCGCAACGCCTGATGGAGTCCGTGCCCAACCTTCGCTCGCTTTCGGACGATATCAAACAAGCGTTCGACAGCGTCGTGGTCATGGGAATGGGCGGCAGTTCGCTCGCGCCCGACGTGTTGCACGATACGCTCGGCGATTTCGACGGATATCCGCGCATGTTCGTGTTGGATTCGACGGATCCGCAGCAAATCGCAGAACTCGAAGAGCGCATCGACGTCGCGCAAACGCTGTTCGTCATCGCGAGCAAAAGCGGGACGACCACCGAGCCCAACGCTTTCTACGCATACTTTCACGATAAGGTCGTCAAGGCCGTGGGCGCGGCAAACGCCGGCAGCCACTTCGTGGCAATCACCGACCCCGGCACCGTCACGGTCGACGAGGCCAAAGCCAACAACTTCGCGGCGTGTTTCGAAAACGACCCGAATATCGGCGGACGCTATTCGGCGCTTTCGTTCGTCGGCATCGTTCCATCGGCGCTGGCCGGATACGACATCAAACTCTTGCTCGATCGCGGGCTCGGGGCGATGCACGCGAACGAACCCATCGTCGATCCGAAGATGGCACCGGGCGTGCGCTTCGGCGCGGCGATCGGCGGCTTAGCGGTAAACGGACGCGACAAGCTCACGATCGTGACGCATCCCGACGTCGCCGCGTTCGGCGCGTGGGCCGAACAGTTGATCGCGGAATCGACCGGCAAACTCGGCAAGGGCATCATCCCGATCGCCGGCGAGGAACTCGGCCGCCCCGACGTTTACGGTTCGGATCGCCTGTTCGTCTATGTGGGCGCCAATCTGCCCGACCCGCATCCTGGAACAGCCGAAGCCCTGACCGAACTCGAATCCGCCGGGCATCCGGTGATTCGCTTAGCCCTCAACGACGAGTACGATTTGGGCGAGCAATTCTATTTGTGGGAGATCGCCGTCGCCGCAGCCGGATCGATTTTACGCATCAACGCTTTCGATCAACCTAACGTCCAAGAATCCAAAGACAATACGAAGGCGTTGCTCGCGCAATACTTGCAAACCGGATCCATCGACGAGCCGACGACGGATGTGGAAGCTCCGGCCTTCGACATCACCCTGCTCTCCGGGAGCAAGGGCATCACGACCGCGGGAGCAACCGCAACGCTCTCCGCGGTGCTCTCTTCCCTGCGGGCTGGAGACTACGAGGCGATCTGTGCGTACGTTGCGCGTAACGAGCGACACGAAACGCTGCTTGACGAGCTGCGCTTGAAGATTCGCGACGCCCGTCGCGTCGCAACCACGGTCGGCTTCGGGCCTCGGTTCCTACATTCGACCGGCCAACTGCACAAAGGCGGCCCCGATACGGCGGTGATGTTGCAGATCACGGCCGACGAGCCCAACGATCCGATGATTCCGGGCATGAACGTCGGTTTCCGCACGCTGCTCGCCGCGCAGGCATTGGGCGACTGGCAGTCCCTCGATAAGCGCCATCGCCGCGGCATGCGCGTCCATCTCAAAGGCAACATCGAGGACGCATTGCGCGCCCTGATCGCCTCGGTCGATTCAGCACTCACGGCTACAGCGTAA
- the gnd gene encoding decarboxylating 6-phosphogluconate dehydrogenase, which translates to MQLGMVGLGKMGANMTTRLLEGGHSVAVYDRSAQAVAQSVAGGATGAQSLAELVGALKGSPKVVWVMVPSGAPTDETIDALAALLGPGDIIVDGGNTNYKEGLLAYERCKAKGVSLVDAGTSGGVWGLKEGYCLMVGGDDPAVKSCEPIFTTLAPANGYAHVGRAGAGHFSKMVHNGVEYGMLQAYGEGFEILEKSPFDFDLEQVANVWCYGSVVRSWLLELAVLAFKDDPGLANIRGYVDDTGEGRWTVQAAIDENVPAPIITMSLMARFASRQDESFSAKVIAALRNQFGGHAVKSETHG; encoded by the coding sequence ATGCAACTAGGAATGGTCGGGCTCGGAAAAATGGGCGCGAATATGACGACACGCCTTCTCGAGGGCGGCCACTCGGTCGCCGTCTACGACCGCAGCGCACAAGCCGTGGCGCAGTCCGTAGCGGGCGGAGCCACCGGTGCGCAGAGCTTGGCGGAACTCGTCGGCGCGCTGAAGGGCTCGCCGAAGGTCGTGTGGGTGATGGTCCCCTCCGGTGCCCCGACCGACGAAACCATCGATGCGCTGGCTGCGCTGCTCGGGCCGGGCGACATCATCGTCGACGGCGGCAATACCAACTACAAAGAGGGTCTTCTCGCATACGAACGCTGTAAGGCAAAGGGCGTGAGCCTCGTCGATGCCGGCACGAGCGGCGGCGTATGGGGTTTGAAGGAAGGCTACTGCTTGATGGTCGGTGGCGACGATCCGGCCGTCAAATCCTGCGAACCGATCTTCACCACGCTTGCGCCCGCCAACGGCTACGCACACGTCGGGCGGGCGGGGGCCGGCCACTTCTCTAAAATGGTCCACAACGGGGTCGAGTACGGCATGTTGCAAGCGTACGGCGAAGGATTCGAGATTCTCGAAAAGTCGCCGTTCGATTTCGACCTCGAGCAGGTCGCGAACGTGTGGTGTTACGGGAGCGTCGTGCGATCGTGGCTCCTCGAACTCGCCGTACTCGCCTTCAAAGACGATCCGGGTCTAGCGAACATTCGCGGATATGTCGACGACACCGGCGAGGGCCGCTGGACGGTGCAGGCCGCCATCGATGAAAACGTCCCGGCGCCGATCATCACCATGTCGCTCATGGCTCGTTTCGCTTCGCGACAGGACGAATCGTTCAGCGCGAAAGTCATCGCCGCGCTACGCAATCAATTCGGCGGGCATGCCGTCAAGAGCGAGACGCATGGCTAA
- the zwf gene encoding glucose-6-phosphate dehydrogenase, producing the protein MAKATATVTVDPQHDGNPLRDGLHRDRVTDPCSIVFFGASGDLFKRMLLPAVYALRLNGTLSNDFALVGYSRSNYTDESFREYCKQQLDEFAPADQKPKGAIWDDFERRISYMSADFDDVKCYEALKKRLDENDAQLGTAHNRLFYLSTPPSVFPEIITHIKAAGIDPRTHVKGWTRIVVEKPFGTDLLSARALQQTVERAFDERSVYRIDHYLGKEPVQDIMALRFANTIFEPVWNRNYVQSVQITAAEQLGVELRGGYYDNAGALRDMIQNHVMNLLALVAMEPPASSDADAIRNEKFKVLSAIAPPTHEDVASMSARGQYGAGNINGKPVIAYRSEQDVDPESNTETFAAVRLHVDSWRWAGVPFYLRSGKRLARKVSEIAVTFKPIPHRLYGESTDTIEPNVLVIKIQPEEGVTMRFEAKVPGPKSHIRSVFMDFNYGSGFGVQSPPAYERLIGDAIRGDQTLFTRWDAVERAWEIVTPILDVWEHTKDFTFPNYPAGGQGPESAAKLFPEWRAL; encoded by the coding sequence ATGGCTAAAGCGACCGCGACGGTTACCGTCGATCCGCAGCACGACGGCAACCCGCTGCGCGACGGGTTACACCGCGACCGCGTCACCGATCCTTGCTCGATCGTCTTCTTCGGCGCCAGCGGCGACCTGTTCAAACGCATGCTGCTGCCGGCAGTATACGCCTTGCGCCTCAACGGCACGCTCTCCAACGATTTCGCTTTAGTGGGATATTCGCGCAGCAATTACACCGACGAGAGCTTTCGCGAATACTGCAAACAACAGCTCGACGAGTTCGCTCCCGCGGATCAAAAACCAAAAGGGGCGATCTGGGACGATTTCGAGCGCCGCATCAGCTACATGAGCGCCGATTTCGACGACGTGAAGTGCTACGAAGCACTCAAAAAACGTCTCGACGAAAATGACGCCCAACTCGGGACCGCGCACAATCGGCTCTTCTATCTGTCCACGCCGCCGTCGGTCTTTCCGGAAATTATCACGCACATTAAGGCTGCCGGTATCGACCCGCGCACGCACGTCAAGGGCTGGACGCGGATCGTCGTGGAGAAGCCGTTCGGTACCGATCTGCTCTCGGCACGGGCGCTACAACAGACGGTGGAGCGTGCTTTTGACGAGCGCAGCGTCTATCGCATCGATCACTACCTCGGCAAAGAACCGGTGCAAGACATCATGGCACTGCGGTTCGCCAATACGATTTTCGAGCCGGTATGGAATCGGAATTACGTGCAATCGGTACAGATTACCGCCGCCGAACAGCTCGGCGTCGAATTGCGCGGGGGCTACTACGATAACGCGGGCGCGCTTCGCGACATGATTCAAAACCACGTCATGAATCTGTTGGCCTTGGTCGCGATGGAGCCGCCCGCAAGTTCGGATGCCGATGCGATCCGTAACGAAAAATTCAAGGTACTCTCCGCCATCGCCCCGCCGACGCACGAGGACGTAGCGTCGATGTCCGCGCGCGGCCAGTACGGGGCCGGAAACATCAACGGAAAACCGGTCATCGCCTACCGTTCCGAGCAAGACGTCGACCCGGAATCGAATACCGAAACCTTTGCGGCCGTACGGTTGCACGTCGATAGCTGGCGATGGGCCGGCGTGCCGTTCTATCTGCGTTCCGGTAAACGGCTCGCGCGTAAGGTCTCCGAGATCGCGGTAACGTTCAAGCCGATTCCGCACCGCCTCTACGGCGAATCCACCGATACGATCGAACCGAACGTACTCGTCATCAAGATCCAGCCCGAAGAGGGCGTCACGATGCGCTTCGAAGCCAAAGTTCCGGGCCCCAAGAGCCACATTCGCAGCGTGTTCATGGACTTCAATTACGGGTCCGGCTTCGGCGTGCAATCTCCGCCCGCATACGAACGGCTCATCGGCGATGCGATTCGCGGCGACCAGACGCTCTTTACGCGATGGGATGCCGTCGAACGCGCCTGGGAGATCGTTACGCCCATCCTCGACGTTTGGGAGCACACCAAAGACTTCACGTTTCCGAACTACCCCGCCGGTGGCCAGGGGCCCGAATCGGCCGCGAAGCTCTTTCCGGAGTGGCGCGCGCTTTGA
- a CDS encoding OpcA/G6PD domain-containing protein translates to MSALDLPAVLEELRAARSSSGEPNTATMTLAVFVDDATVATWARERVRAVADKHPSRVILLDATISEGTYHIGRASAHGDWLELGVAGTTPDHLVSMLETGSLPEAPMLLMWGGRQTASDQRFEPLARLARTTICSTSMIETDAAALRDLGLFVERQPNVTIADLAYLRLAPWQECIAGFFDDPGQAAELARLEEIDIACGSDAESYYFACWLASRLGWSIAGPRTFSSERGGHVALSIERSGAARRMQRVTLRSKNGRFVAEVGHDDPDAIILESSIGKTQRHRCGPLGGVDIASLVERAILEGEGDRVFRDTLAVATELLTYGAARS, encoded by the coding sequence TTGAGCGCGCTCGATCTTCCTGCAGTCCTCGAAGAGTTGCGGGCGGCGCGAAGCAGCAGCGGTGAGCCGAATACCGCGACGATGACGCTTGCCGTATTCGTAGACGACGCGACCGTGGCGACGTGGGCGCGCGAGCGCGTCCGAGCGGTGGCCGACAAGCACCCATCCCGCGTCATCCTTCTTGACGCAACGATCTCGGAGGGAACCTATCACATCGGTCGGGCGAGCGCGCACGGCGACTGGCTGGAACTCGGCGTCGCCGGCACTACGCCCGATCATCTCGTGTCGATGCTCGAAACGGGATCGCTGCCGGAAGCGCCGATGCTGCTGATGTGGGGAGGCAGGCAGACCGCCTCCGATCAACGCTTCGAGCCGCTCGCGCGCCTGGCTCGAACCACCATCTGCAGCACGTCGATGATCGAGACGGACGCGGCCGCACTGCGCGATCTCGGCTTATTCGTAGAACGTCAACCGAACGTCACGATCGCCGATCTCGCGTACCTTCGGCTAGCCCCGTGGCAAGAATGCATCGCCGGATTCTTCGACGATCCCGGCCAAGCCGCAGAACTCGCGCGGCTAGAAGAAATCGATATCGCCTGCGGCTCCGACGCCGAGAGCTACTATTTCGCGTGCTGGCTTGCAAGCCGCCTCGGATGGAGCATCGCGGGTCCTCGCACCTTCTCGTCCGAACGCGGTGGGCACGTTGCGCTATCCATCGAACGCTCCGGCGCCGCCCGGCGCATGCAGCGCGTGACGCTGCGTTCGAAAAACGGCCGTTTTGTCGCCGAAGTCGGCCACGACGATCCGGATGCCATCATTCTTGAAAGTAGCATCGGCAAGACGCAGCGCCATCGGTGCGGGCCGCTCGGCGGCGTCGATATCGCCTCGCTCGTCGAACGCGCGATCTTAGAAGGCGAGGGCGACCGCGTCTTTCGCGACACGCTCGCCGTCGCAACCGAATTGCTCACCTACGGAGCGGCGCGCTCGTGA
- the pgl gene encoding 6-phosphogluconolactonase → MRSPGELRVLPDATAVADALAELVAESAHSAIAQRGRFAISLAGGTTPRAAYERLAAEPYRSALPWEDVLAFFGDERCVPPEDAQSNYRMAREAFLNAVNIPERNVYRIRGEDPPEQAAASYAADLKRVLGDRPRFDLVLLGMGADGHTASLFPGTDPTTDSDRLVRAVYSASVQMWRITLTPSVLNAARCVTFAVEGSAKSAALAAVRNGADDPSTYPAQIIAPTDGRLIWLADAAAAARTP, encoded by the coding sequence GTGAGGTCCCCGGGCGAATTACGCGTCCTGCCCGATGCGACCGCGGTCGCGGACGCGCTGGCGGAACTCGTCGCAGAGTCCGCACATTCGGCGATCGCGCAACGCGGACGCTTCGCGATATCGTTGGCCGGCGGAACGACGCCGCGCGCGGCGTACGAGCGGCTCGCAGCCGAACCCTATCGTTCGGCGCTGCCGTGGGAAGACGTCCTCGCCTTCTTCGGCGACGAACGCTGCGTGCCGCCCGAAGACGCGCAGTCCAACTACCGCATGGCCCGCGAAGCGTTTCTGAATGCTGTAAACATTCCGGAGCGCAACGTCTATCGCATACGCGGCGAGGATCCGCCCGAACAAGCCGCCGCTTCGTATGCGGCCGATCTCAAGCGCGTTCTCGGCGATCGGCCGCGCTTCGATCTCGTGCTCTTGGGCATGGGGGCCGACGGCCACACCGCATCGCTCTTCCCCGGCACCGATCCGACGACCGATTCCGACCGGCTCGTACGCGCGGTCTATTCGGCCTCGGTCCAGATGTGGCGGATCACGCTGACGCCGAGCGTGCTGAATGCGGCTCGTTGCGTCACGTTCGCGGTGGAAGGCTCCGCAAAGAGCGCCGCACTCGCCGCCGTTCGCAACGGTGCCGACGATCCGTCGACGTATCCCGCGCAAATCATCGCCCCAACGGACGGCCGGCTCATCTGGCTCGCCGACGCAGCCGCCGCCGCACGGACTCCCTAA
- a CDS encoding sigma-70 family RNA polymerase sigma factor, producing MKDVERLAERFEAARPRLRRIALRMLGSAVESDDALQESWLRISRADVTRVANLDGWLTTVVARVCLDALKRRVGRREQLMPDDPRRDIAAIAPGERPEEEAMLADSIGLALLILLDALPPAERVALVLHDMFDVPYDDVAAIVGRTPEAARQLASRARRRVRGASAGRDAATQRHDELVRAFLQASRSGNFSALLALLDPGATLRADAAVMAMGGAAYWQNDRLEAGIEGADAVARTFSARARAAQPVLIDGEPGAVWMHAGELRVAFRFKITGDRIAAIDLIADRAALAQSVIER from the coding sequence ATGAAGGACGTGGAGCGGCTCGCGGAGCGCTTTGAGGCGGCTCGGCCGCGCTTGCGGCGGATCGCGCTGCGAATGCTGGGATCGGCCGTAGAATCCGACGACGCGCTGCAGGAAAGCTGGCTGCGCATAAGCCGCGCGGACGTTACGCGCGTTGCGAATCTCGACGGCTGGCTCACGACCGTTGTTGCGCGCGTCTGCCTCGACGCGCTGAAACGTCGCGTCGGCCGGCGCGAGCAATTGATGCCGGATGATCCGCGTCGCGACATCGCCGCAATCGCTCCCGGCGAACGGCCTGAGGAAGAAGCGATGCTCGCCGATTCGATCGGCTTGGCCCTGCTGATCCTGCTCGATGCGCTGCCGCCGGCAGAACGCGTTGCATTGGTGTTGCACGACATGTTCGACGTGCCATACGACGACGTCGCCGCGATCGTGGGAAGGACGCCGGAAGCGGCGCGGCAACTCGCAAGCCGCGCGCGCCGCCGCGTACGCGGCGCATCCGCCGGCCGTGATGCCGCGACGCAGCGGCACGACGAACTCGTGCGCGCGTTTCTCCAAGCCTCGCGCTCGGGAAATTTCTCCGCACTGCTCGCGCTACTCGATCCCGGAGCGACGCTTAGGGCGGATGCGGCGGTGATGGCGATGGGCGGAGCGGCGTATTGGCAGAACGATCGTTTAGAGGCTGGTATCGAAGGCGCGGATGCCGTTGCACGGACGTTCTCCGCACGCGCGCGTGCCGCGCAGCCCGTACTAATCGACGGCGAACCGGGAGCGGTTTGGATGCATGCGGGGGAGCTGCGCGTGGCGTTCCGCTTCAAGATAACGGGCGATCGAATCGCTGCGATCGATCTCATCGCAGATCGCGCCGCGCTCGCGCAATCGGTCATCGAGCGTTAG
- a CDS encoding VOC family protein: protein MKDVSLIVYTVAELEKAKRFFCELIGADPYVDGPGYVGYKSGDMEIGLVPNGGKREPGALAYWTESDIAASVKALVEAGGTVVQEITDVGYGMLVASVKDPNGTIVGLRQPPKG from the coding sequence TTGAAGGACGTCTCCCTTATCGTCTATACCGTTGCCGAACTGGAAAAAGCCAAGCGATTCTTTTGCGAGCTCATCGGTGCCGACCCCTATGTCGATGGACCCGGGTACGTCGGATACAAGAGCGGAGACATGGAAATCGGACTCGTTCCGAACGGAGGCAAACGCGAACCGGGTGCGCTCGCCTACTGGACGGAGAGCGACATCGCGGCAAGCGTAAAAGCGCTCGTGGAGGCGGGCGGCACGGTCGTGCAAGAGATCACGGACGTCGGCTACGGAATGCTGGTCGCCAGCGTGAAGGATCCCAACGGCACGATCGTGGGATTACGACAGCCGCCCAAGGGTTAG